A window of the Blastopirellula sediminis genome harbors these coding sequences:
- a CDS encoding glycosyltransferase family 4 protein encodes MTKDNGAVMRSILYLCEYGTLNGGENSLLSILPHVIAAGWRPTVLGPSEGNLAAAVQATGASFAVWDVTDAEGRKRPLEQLRAELQQLIERHRPAMVHANSLSMSRVLGPVETPGVIKVGHLRDIIKLNRQVITDLNQLDARIAVSNATRDFHVAQGLDEATTHVIYNGVDPNKFFPGEPTGYLHRELGLPLEKKLVAFIGQIGMRKGIEVALRAFSDHGDAHLLVIGDRFSQKEEAVEYEASLREIVAARNLAAAVTFLPFRTDMPELLRELTLLVHPARQEPLGRVLLEAAATGLAVVATDAGGTREIFGDDAAEIVSIDDVSAMAAAIDRLIFDPAYRSQLGGKSHQRSRLFTPTLSALHILALYDELLARS; translated from the coding sequence GTGACGAAGGACAACGGGGCGGTGATGCGGTCGATCCTTTATCTTTGCGAATATGGGACTCTCAACGGTGGAGAGAATTCGCTCCTCTCCATCCTGCCCCATGTGATCGCCGCCGGTTGGCGCCCGACGGTGCTTGGGCCGTCGGAAGGGAATCTGGCGGCGGCCGTTCAAGCGACCGGCGCCTCATTCGCCGTTTGGGACGTAACGGACGCGGAAGGTCGCAAACGCCCGCTTGAGCAATTGCGGGCTGAACTTCAGCAGTTGATCGAGCGGCATCGCCCCGCGATGGTGCACGCCAACAGTCTCTCGATGAGCCGCGTGCTCGGACCGGTCGAAACGCCCGGCGTGATCAAGGTCGGCCATCTGCGCGACATCATCAAGCTCAACCGTCAGGTGATAACCGATCTGAACCAACTTGACGCGCGGATCGCCGTCTCGAACGCCACTCGCGACTTTCATGTGGCGCAAGGTTTGGACGAGGCGACTACGCACGTCATCTACAACGGCGTCGACCCGAACAAGTTCTTCCCTGGGGAGCCGACCGGTTATCTGCATCGGGAACTGGGACTTCCCCTCGAGAAGAAGCTAGTTGCGTTCATCGGCCAGATCGGCATGCGGAAGGGGATCGAAGTCGCGCTCCGTGCTTTTTCCGATCACGGCGACGCCCACTTGCTGGTGATCGGCGATCGCTTCTCGCAAAAGGAAGAGGCGGTTGAATATGAAGCGTCGTTGCGAGAGATCGTCGCCGCGCGGAATCTCGCCGCCGCCGTGACGTTTCTTCCGTTTCGGACCGACATGCCGGAGCTGCTCCGCGAGCTGACCCTGCTGGTTCACCCCGCACGGCAAGAACCGCTCGGCCGCGTCCTGTTGGAAGCGGCTGCAACGGGCTTGGCGGTTGTAGCGACCGACGCCGGTGGAACTCGCGAGATCTTTGGAGACGATGCGGCGGAGATCGTGTCGATTGACGACGTCAGCGCGATGGCTGCGGCGATCGATCGGCTGATATTCGACCCCGCTTATCGGTCTCAGCTTGGCGGAAAGTCGCACCAGCGGAGCCGGTTATTCACGCCAACTCTATCCGCGCTGCATATTCTCGCACTCTACGACGAACTGTTGGCGCGGTCGTAA
- the mgtE gene encoding magnesium transporter yields MMNLLYLPELREMLAENDHQGLLEFCTALHPARTAEFMEALTAEEVWNVLRHADTQLASEIFAYFEHQFQVEIIESRDPAEVAEMIACMSADDRVDLLSGVDEERVSAILSLLPLEERRDFHRLANYPEGTAGAIMTTEVAQLAENLTVRQALEEIMRQAENLETIYYIYVTDDNDRLHGVVSTRQLVSSLGKPDRKLAELMEPEVIHAQVSEDQEQVLRKMADYDLLAIPVVDDTLQLVGIITHDDILDVVLEEAEEDAYRAAAVEPLEESYLQTPILTLSWKRGVWLTILFVGALFTVMTLSHFQGELNKYAWLVPFIPLVISTGGNTGNQSATLIIMALNKGDVSVRDWFTVIRREVLMGLILGSLLCVFGFGIAIMEAPSLWAAMVVPITVIAVVLAGTLVGSMLPLLFKSLSLDPALMSNPFVAGIIDLVGILIYMSVTILLLGE; encoded by the coding sequence ATGATGAACTTGCTTTACCTGCCGGAACTCCGCGAAATGCTGGCCGAAAACGACCATCAGGGCCTGCTGGAGTTCTGCACTGCGCTTCACCCTGCGCGGACGGCGGAGTTCATGGAAGCCCTTACGGCGGAAGAGGTTTGGAACGTCCTCCGCCACGCCGATACCCAGTTGGCCAGCGAGATTTTCGCCTATTTCGAACACCAGTTTCAGGTCGAGATCATCGAGTCGCGCGACCCGGCCGAAGTGGCCGAGATGATCGCGTGCATGTCGGCGGACGACCGGGTCGACTTGCTGTCCGGGGTCGATGAAGAGCGCGTCAGCGCGATTCTCTCGCTGTTGCCGCTGGAAGAACGCCGCGATTTTCATCGCCTGGCGAACTATCCGGAAGGGACCGCCGGCGCGATCATGACGACCGAAGTGGCCCAGCTGGCCGAGAACCTGACGGTCCGTCAGGCGCTCGAAGAGATCATGCGCCAGGCCGAAAACCTCGAAACGATCTACTACATCTACGTCACCGACGACAACGATCGGCTGCATGGCGTCGTCTCGACGCGGCAACTGGTGTCGTCCCTCGGCAAGCCCGACCGAAAGCTGGCCGAGTTGATGGAGCCGGAGGTGATTCACGCCCAGGTGAGCGAAGACCAGGAGCAGGTCTTGCGGAAGATGGCCGACTACGACTTGTTGGCGATTCCGGTGGTCGACGACACGCTGCAACTGGTCGGGATTATTACGCACGACGATATTCTCGACGTCGTGCTCGAAGAAGCGGAAGAAGACGCCTACCGCGCGGCGGCGGTCGAACCGCTCGAAGAGTCGTACTTGCAGACGCCGATTTTGACCCTCAGCTGGAAACGGGGAGTCTGGCTGACGATCCTGTTCGTCGGGGCTCTCTTCACCGTGATGACGCTCAGCCATTTCCAGGGAGAACTGAACAAGTACGCCTGGTTGGTGCCGTTCATTCCGCTGGTGATTTCGACCGGCGGCAACACCGGCAATCAGTCGGCGACGCTGATCATCATGGCGCTGAACAAGGGAGACGTCTCGGTCCGCGATTGGTTTACCGTCATCCGCCGCGAGGTGCTGATGGGGCTGATCCTCGGGAGCTTGCTCTGCGTCTTCGGCTTCGGCATCGCGATAATGGAGGCGCCATCCCTCTGGGCGGCGATGGTCGTCCCGATCACCGTCATCGCGGTGGTGTTAGCCGGCACGCTGGTCGGCTCGATGCTGCCGCTGCTGTTCAAGAGCCTGAGTCTCGACCCGGCGCTGATGAGCAACCCCTTCGTCGCCGGCATCATCGACCTGGTGGGGATTTTGATCTATATGTCGGTCACGATCCTGCTGCTCGGCGAATAG